From Fulvivirga lutea:
CTGGATTATCTGCAATTGCATGGCGATGAGTCGGTGGACTATTGCGTGGAGTTAAAAGCTGTGGATTCAAAGATCATAAAAGTGTTTGCAGGTAATAAACCATTGAATCAGGAAGTGTTGGATAGCTATGCCGAATTCATTGATTTCTATCTATTCGATACAAAATTGGATAAGCATGGTGGTAATGGTGTAGCCTTTGACTGGACTACTATCGATCAGCTGAGATTGAAAAAACCCTACATTTTAAGCGGTGGAATAGGCCTGGAGAATGTTGGTGAAGTATCAAGATCGGTAAACAAGCCATTTGCAATTGATGTGAATAGCAAGTTTGAGATATCACCAGGGCTGAAGGATTTAGAAAAATTAAAAGAATTAAAAACAGCAATTCAATGAATACATTGAAATATCAAGTAGACGAGAATGGATACTATGGGAATTTTGGCGGTGCCTTCATTCCGGAAATGTTGTATCCAAACGTAGAGGAGCTAAGAACTAAATATTTGGATATTATTGGCGATGCTGATTTTCAAGATGAGTTTCAGGATCTATTGAAGCAATATGTGGGAAGGCCTACGCCATTATATTTTGCTTCAAGGTTATCAGAGAAGTATGGCGCTAAAATCTATTTAAAGCGTGAGGACTTATGCCATACCGGTGCGCATAAGATTAACAATACTATTGGGCAGATTATCCTGGCTAAGAAATTAAGAAAGCATAAGATTATAGCTGAAACAGGAGCGGGGCAGCACGGAGTGGCTACAGCTACTGTCTGCGCACTGATGGGCTTAGAATGCATTGTCTATATGGGTGAAGTGGATATGACACGTCAGAAACCTAATGTAGAGCGCATGAAACTTTTAGGTGCGCAAGTTGTACCAGCAACTTCAGGTAGTAGAACGCTGAAAGATGCTACCAATGAGGCAATGAGGCACTGGATTGGCCACCCTGAGGATACACACTATATTATCGGATCTGTAGTAGGTCCACATCCATACCCTGATATGGTCACTCGCTTTCAGTCTGTGATTAGTGAGGAGATAAGAAAACAATTAAAAGAACAAGAAGGGAAAGAGCTGCCCGATTATGTGATGGCCTGTGTAGGTGGAGGAAGCAATGCAGCAGGAGCTTTTTACCATTTTCTGGAAGATGAAGCAGTAAATCTAGTAGCAGTGGAGGCAGCTGGCAAGGGTAATGATACCGGAGAGTCGGCTGCTACTACTGTACTGGGAAAACCTGGCGTATTGCACGGAAGTAAAACACTTCTTATGCAAACAGCTGATGGACAAGTGGTTGAACCATATTCTATTTCGGCAGGGTTAGATTATCCTGGAATAGGACCAATTCACGCACACTTGTTTGAAACTGGTCGAGTACAGTTTGAAAGTGTAACAGATCAGGAAGCCATGGAAGCAGGAGTGCGACTGAGTAGATTGGAAGGAATTATTCCTGCAATAGAAACTGCTCACGCGTTGGCTTCATTAGAAAAGATAAAATTAAATAAGGACGATGTGGTTGTAATAAACCTCTCAGGCCGTGGAGATAAAGATTTGGAGACTTACATTAATTGGGGGATGTATTAGTGTCAGGTTGAGCCTGTCGAAACCTAGACACATTTCGACAAGCTCAATGTGACAGGTTTGAACATTCAACTTTAAACATTGAACTAACTAATGAACAGAATAAATAAACTATTTAAGGATAAAGGAAAGGACATCTTATCAGTGTATTACACTGCCGGATTTCCTAATCTCAACGATACGATAACTGTGGCACAAAGCCTCCAACAATCAGGTGCTGATATGTTGGAAATAGGCATCCCATTTTCCGACCCTATTGCTGATGGGCCTACCATCCAAGCGAGTAATAATCAGGCTTTGAAGAATGGTATGACTCTATCAAAGTTGTTTGAGCAGCTACAAGATTTGAGAAAGTCAGTTACTATTCCAGTGATCTTGATGGGGTATATTAATCCTATCCTTCAATACGGTATAGAAGATTTCTGTAAGGCTTGTGAGCAGGTAGGAGTTGATGGCTTAATCTTACCTGATTTACCGATGATCGAATACCAAACCAAGTATAAAGCACTCTTCGAGCAACATGGATTACGAAATGTATTTCTGATATCTCCTCAGACTTCAGAAAGCAGAATCAAAGAAATTGACCAGCAAACTGATGCCTTTATTTACATGGTATCCACTTCTGGCACCACAGGTGCAAGAGATAAATTCAGCGATGAAGCGGTAAACTATTTCGAAAGAATTGGAAATATGAACTTGACAAATCCTAGACTTATTGGCTTTGGAATATCAAATCATATCACATTCGAACAAGCCTGTAAATCAGCAAGTGGAGCGATAATCGGAAGTGCTTTTATTAAGACCTTAGAGAAATCTCATGACTTGAAAACAGATATTAATGAGTTTTTGAAAACAATTAAAAAGGAAGGAATTCCAGCGTCTAACTACTAATTACTAACTACAAAATACTACTAGCATGATCATACAACTAGAACCAAACATAAAACAAGATTTAAGAGATCGAATTATAACCAAGATTAATGGCCTCAAATACAAGACTACTGAAGTGGCTACCCAAAAAGGGGAGTATATTGTAGGCATAGGTAAAAAGGATTTTGATATACGTGATATTGGCCATATGCCAGGTATATCGGATGTTCATATAGTTTCAGACGACTACAAGCTTGTTTCTAAGAAGTGGAAGGTAAAACCTACTGTTATTGATTTAGGAGATGGAGTAGTTATTGAAGAAGGAGGGATGGCAATCATGGCAGGCCCTTGTTCCATAGAAGGAGAGGAGCAAATTGAGAAGACTATTCAGCATTTGTTGGATAACAATGTGAAGATCATGCGTGGTGGTGTTTATAAGCCAAGAAGCTCTCCGTACTCATTCCGTGGTTTGGGGATTGATGGTTTAAAGGTTTGGTATGATGCTGCTAGAAAAGCAGGCATTAAAATCATTACGGAGGTTATGCAGGTAAGTCAGATAGAGGAGATGCATGATTATATAGATATCTTCCAGGTGGGTGCGAGAAACACGCAAAACTTCAATTTGTTGGATGAACTGGGAAAGGTTCATAAACCTGTTTTGATAAAAAGAGGTATTTCTGGAACAATCGATGAATTACTTTCATCAGCTGAATATGTCTTTTCGGCAGGTAATGAGAATTTAATGCTATGCGAACGTGGAATAAGAACCTATGAGAAAGCAAGTAGAAATACCATGGACATTAATGCCATAACCATACTTAAAGAAAAGTCTCATTTACCAGTAATAGCCGATCCTTCACATGGCATTGGCATCAGAGATCATGTAGAGCCTGTTGCATTGGCTTGCATTATGGCCGGTGCTGATGGAGTAATTTACGAAACTCATGAAAAACCAGAGGAAGCTTATTCGGATGGTCAGCAAACCTTGAATTTCAGAGAATCGGAAAAGCTAATTAATAAGATGAGAAAGGTGTTTGAGTTGAGGGAGGAGATGTAAAAGAGAAGGCCACAATAGTGGCCTTCTTTGCTTAGTATAGTTTGATTAACTAGTCGACAAATTCATACCAGTCATTAACTGCAAAAATGTTGTTAGGATCTCTGTCATTTAGGCCATAACCCCAGTATGCATTTGACCCATCAGAAATTGCTAATGACCAAAATCTATCTGCGGGGATGTCCCTTTTTCTAAACCATTCATTGTCTTTGAAATAATAAAGAGCTTCACTTAAGCCCAAATATACATTTCCATTCAAAGTATATATGATTTCGGCTCGTTTCGTTGCTGTATAATCCAGGGGATTTTCTAACTGTACCCAAGTGTCAGAATCAGAAGAGTATTTCCAGATATCTCCACTATTTAAAATAATATAGCCATTCTTGTCATCTGAAGAAGCTAGGTTTCTGTTATTGGCAGACACTTCATTAAGGGGGAAATCTGTTTCAGTTCCCCATGATCTTGTAGTTGGATTATAGGATCGGATACTTCCATCAGGATAGATAAAGAAAGCTTTATCCAAAGACGATATATAAAATGAAAATTCAGGAAGTAACGGTGAGTCAAATATGACAGCACCCTCAACATTCCATTCATTGGTAATAGGATCATACTCTAAAAGGTGATTTTTTGAGTCACTTTCTATGAAATAGATATATCCTTTATCTTTTGTTCCCCAAGTATATGAATAGTGGCTTCTTAGTTGTGTATCATAAGGGGGTAGTTCTGACCACGTGTCCTGATCGGAATTATATTTCCAAAAAGTTGCATTATCAACACCATTATACGTTGTGTGTATATAGACATTACCATCAATCATAAACGACATGTCGTAAATATCAATTGGGATGTTTAAAGCACTTTTTTCAGTCCATTCTCCTGCGGTAACTTCGAACTCTTGGCCAGTCTCAATAGTTAAATCACTACCGAATACTTTGACAGAGATTAAGCCAGTTTCTACGGGTTGTATTATTTGGAATTCAATTTTGTTTACCGATACAGATTCGGTAAGCATTTGGTCTTCACCGACAAATACAGCCACATTAGATTTATTAGTAGGAAAGTTGGTTCCGTTGATTGTTACCACAGTCCCTAACTCTCCAGTTAATGGTGTTATTGATGTAACAGTAGGGTTGCTTACTTCATCATCGTCTGAGCAACCATTTAAAATAATGATTGAGGTTAATAATAACAAAAACTTGAGTTTTGGATAAAATTTCATAATTAGGTTTAATAAAGTTCGATGAGCTTGCGAAGCTAAGGAATTCAATTGGAATTGGACAATGAGTTAGTGTAATCTATGAAACACACGAAAAACCTGAGGAGGCATATTCCGATGGACAGCAGACCTTGAATTTCAGAGAATCTAAGAAGTTGATAAATAAGATGCGAAAAGTGTTTGAATTGAGGGAGGAGATGTAGTTTATGCAAACATTTTAATTGTACCCTATTTGTACTGCTACAAGTATAGCAACAGCGGCAATACAGAGCATAAGCAGTGTTGGTTTAATAATAAAGGATATCCATTGATTGTATTTAATGCCACCTAGTGCAATAATGGCCATTAAAGCTCCATTAGTTGGAATAACTGCATCCATCATAATGGCGCCATATTGATATGCCAGCACTGTTACTTGCCGGGATAGACCAATTAAATCTGATAGTGGAGTAAGAATTGGCATCGTGAGAATTGCCTGTCCCGAATAACTTGGAATTGGAAAATGAAGAATAGAATGAGAAATCATCATCAATACTGCGGAAATATTTGAAGGCACATTCTTCAATGGTGCGAAAAGTGCATGTATAATACTGTCAACAATTAATCCTTCTTTTAATACCAGTGAGATACAGTTAGCAAGACCAATAATGATACATGCAAAAATCATCTCTTTAAAACCGTCAATATAAACTTCGGTGGTCTTGTTAAAACTGAAACCAGCAATTGATCCAGAAACTAATGCCAGCGCAAAAAAGCAAGCTGACATTTCATTAAAGCCCCAGGATAGTTGAATAAGTCCATAGGTAACTATGCCAAAGGTAATGGCTAATAATGTCAATATTGATTTACTCCTAATTGACAGTTTCTCAGCTTCAATATTGGCTACCGACTTATCTGCACGATTCTTAGAAACATATTTTACAATATAGATGATCCAAACAATTGATGCGATTAGAAAAACAATCAATCTGAATTCTGAGCCGGAAAGTAATTCAATTTCTGCTTCTTTCTGAGCGATTATTACACCAAATGGATTGAATGGACTGAATGCTGATCCAACGACAGCTGATCCAAAACTTGAATAGATCATAGCCGATGGATTATATCCCAATGTTCGTCCAAATAAGAGAAGTACCGGAGTCATCGCAATAATTTCTTCCTGTATAGCAATTGCAAACCCACCAAAAAGAAACAAGATGCAAATTATAATCAAAGCCAAAAGTTCCTTCCCTTTTAAAACGGTTATCAGTTGGTTTAAACCCTGGTTAAGTGCTCCTGTTTTTTCTATTAAATAAAAGCATCCTCCCAGTATTAAAATGAGAACTATTAAATCAGCACGATCGGCAATTCCTTTTGGTATTGCCAACAGCACTTGAAAAACAGAAAGATGCGGAGCATCCATTTGTTCATAAGAATTGGCAATTACTGTAGTTCTGTTTGTTTCGGTATTTAACTCTCTTTGGTAATTCCCTTTGGGAATGATAAACGTCAGTATCCAGGCAAAAAGGATAAAGTATAATATTATCACAAAGGCATTAGGGAAATTTTTCATAAGAAAGTGTTTGTAAGTACCTGACTAACATCTTTTTAGTAGGCACATGCCTTTGGATATAGTTCATTCCAAGCTAGTGAATTGGATGATATGAGCCAAACTAATTTCGTTATTATTGTGACTTCAATCTTGATTTTTATACTTAAGACGATTTTTGAGAATAGATTTAAAATCTATCGAATAAGAAAAATTGGTTAAGATGATGAGGAAGGTATTTGAGTTGCGTTAAAATAAGTATTAATTAAAAAGAATGTTGGGGAATTTTCCGACATCCCTTTTATAATGCTTTCTACATGTTTATTTATCTAAAAGAATTTTTTAAGCATGTTAAGAACTCGCTCACCATTTTCTTCTTTACCTCCGAGAATATTATTGAAGATCGTTTCATCTTCTTTTGTAATGTCAGTATTGAAATTTACCTTCTCTTTTGGTAATTCTTTAGACCCCATATGCCAACTCGGAAATGACTTTTGTTTAATTGGGCTTAATGAAATCATTCGAACTTCAGAGTGCCTGGGATCAGTTTTAATTTTATCGTATAATCCGGTTATAACTTTAGACTCACCTTCTACTAACTGAATAAATTTTTTCTTAGAATAGAGTAGTATGCCCGTAATATCTAACGGTGGGTTATTCTTTTTGCACGATTCCAGAATTTTACTTATTTCTTCCTGTGTACAATTTGGCTTTCTGTTACTAACGTAAACAAGTTGTGAGAGCATAATATTAGATTTAGTTTACAGATCAACATCACAACCTTTACATTGTTTTAACTATTTGAAAATAAGTAAGTTAAAAGATGTTTGATTTACCGATTGCTTTAACCAAAAGACTAGAGGTTTGACTGGTTTGTGCGAAACATCAAACAGTTAATTGAATTATCGTAAGAGCCTATTAAATACTTTAGCTTGATTACATCAATTCTTTTTTAATTCAGCTATACTTTTTAGTAAATCAGCAATAGTTTCTGAAAAAGTAATTTTATCATCATAATAGGCATTTAGTGTAAAAAAGAAATCATCAAAATGATATTGATTAAAAATGTTTCTTTCAATCATGGTAATTGTGTAATTGTCGAAACCCCTTTTTATAAATTCTTCCTGACAAATTTTACCGCATAAATAAAACAGACTTGCATGCCATAAATGAATAGGATAATCTATTTGCGGTTTTTCTGATTCAAAAACTTCAGTAATTCCACCGCGCCAAGGCCCACCATAATTAAATAATAAATGGGACCCTTCATGAAAAATGGTTTCAACAAAACCTAAGCTCAAAGAACGTGGGTCAATGGTAGAAATAAATATGTTCATCTTAGGCCGTGATGGAGTATAAGCGCCTGCATAGTTGGCATAAACTGTTAAGTCCACACGTACCTTTTCATTCATAGGCCATTTGTTTAGTGATATCTTTTCCATTTTTGGAATAACTGGTGATTCCATTGACCTAATGACCTCTAAATGTTTTTGAAGAACTCTTTGATTATGTTCTTTGTGTATGGGCCAGTAGGTTTTGGAATACACTTCTGAAGCACTATTTAATATACTTGTGTATTCTTCAGAGAAAAGTGTGTCGCGTATTAAAATAGTATTTTTTTGGTTCTGTAGCCAAACTCGAATATCGCCTAAATCTCTTAAAAGATCTTTTTCAATTAGGTGTTCAGTATAGTACTTAATTGCCAAATCCAGTTTATGCTGATCTTTTTTGTTTAATGACTTATAAATTCGAGACTCCCCAATATCAAGGAACTCTAACCCATCTTCTTGAAGTTTGTTTAACTGACTACCTCGTGCTTTTTGATAAAGGAAGTGATGAAGATTGATCCAGTAATCATTATGAAACGAGTAATAGGATGTTGAATCAGCATATGAAGTTTTTATTTCTTGAGCTGATATCTTAAAAGAAGAAAGTAATAAGAAAAGGATTAAAATATTATATCTCCAATTTCTGTAAGTTAAGAGCCACATGATTTTAATATTGTAAAACTTTAAAATAGGGAAATCGGTCCTTTATGCCAAGATTGATTGAAATAGGGCATGTTACTGATTAATGTCTTATCGTTCTTACAGAACTGTAAACGATAATAGTGTGATTCAATTAATAAGATGTTTTCACTTTTCTTCCTTCAACTCAACATCAAACCTTTCAACAGCCTGAATAATTAGTTTAACAGCTTCTATGTAAAAGTCATGATTGATATTATCAAATGTATCTGATGGCTGGTGATAATTTGGGTGATCTTCCACGGCAAAATAGATAAAAGGAATGCCTTGATCATGAAATGGGGTATGATCAGAGGCGTCAGTCCAATCAGTTAACTCATTATTCGATGGGTCATCGTGGCCAAACTTTAAATTAATTGGTGATTTTAATTGATTCAGTATCAACTTCAGGTGAGGATAGTGGAATGTACCAGCAGCATACAACTCCATAGAATCATTCTTTGAGATCATA
This genomic window contains:
- a CDS encoding BLUF domain-containing protein, encoding MLSQLVYVSNRKPNCTQEEISKILESCKKNNPPLDITGILLYSKKKFIQLVEGESKVITGLYDKIKTDPRHSEVRMISLSPIKQKSFPSWHMGSKELPKEKVNFNTDITKEDETIFNNILGGKEENGERVLNMLKKFF
- the aroF gene encoding 3-deoxy-7-phosphoheptulonate synthase, giving the protein MIIQLEPNIKQDLRDRIITKINGLKYKTTEVATQKGEYIVGIGKKDFDIRDIGHMPGISDVHIVSDDYKLVSKKWKVKPTVIDLGDGVVIEEGGMAIMAGPCSIEGEEQIEKTIQHLLDNNVKIMRGGVYKPRSSPYSFRGLGIDGLKVWYDAARKAGIKIITEVMQVSQIEEMHDYIDIFQVGARNTQNFNLLDELGKVHKPVLIKRGISGTIDELLSSAEYVFSAGNENLMLCERGIRTYEKASRNTMDINAITILKEKSHLPVIADPSHGIGIRDHVEPVALACIMAGADGVIYETHEKPEEAYSDGQQTLNFRESEKLINKMRKVFELREEM
- a CDS encoding phosphoribosylanthranilate isomerase, which codes for MLDQSIKLKVCGLRDNVDEVEGVDPDFMGFIFYPKSPRFVGEDYLMPKGIRAKKVGVFVNQSIEEVMSLKQKYQLDYLQLHGDESVDYCVELKAVDSKIIKVFAGNKPLNQEVLDSYAEFIDFYLFDTKLDKHGGNGVAFDWTTIDQLRLKKPYILSGGIGLENVGEVSRSVNKPFAIDVNSKFEISPGLKDLEKLKELKTAIQ
- a CDS encoding YfcC family protein, whose protein sequence is MKNFPNAFVIILYFILFAWILTFIIPKGNYQRELNTETNRTTVIANSYEQMDAPHLSVFQVLLAIPKGIADRADLIVLILILGGCFYLIEKTGALNQGLNQLITVLKGKELLALIIICILFLFGGFAIAIQEEIIAMTPVLLLFGRTLGYNPSAMIYSSFGSAVVGSAFSPFNPFGVIIAQKEAEIELLSGSEFRLIVFLIASIVWIIYIVKYVSKNRADKSVANIEAEKLSIRSKSILTLLAITFGIVTYGLIQLSWGFNEMSACFFALALVSGSIAGFSFNKTTEVYIDGFKEMIFACIIIGLANCISLVLKEGLIVDSIIHALFAPLKNVPSNISAVLMMISHSILHFPIPSYSGQAILTMPILTPLSDLIGLSRQVTVLAYQYGAIMMDAVIPTNGALMAIIALGGIKYNQWISFIIKPTLLMLCIAAVAILVAVQIGYN
- the trpA gene encoding tryptophan synthase subunit alpha, which encodes MNRINKLFKDKGKDILSVYYTAGFPNLNDTITVAQSLQQSGADMLEIGIPFSDPIADGPTIQASNNQALKNGMTLSKLFEQLQDLRKSVTIPVILMGYINPILQYGIEDFCKACEQVGVDGLILPDLPMIEYQTKYKALFEQHGLRNVFLISPQTSESRIKEIDQQTDAFIYMVSTSGTTGARDKFSDEAVNYFERIGNMNLTNPRLIGFGISNHITFEQACKSASGAIIGSAFIKTLEKSHDLKTDINEFLKTIKKEGIPASNY
- the trpB gene encoding tryptophan synthase subunit beta; its protein translation is MNTLKYQVDENGYYGNFGGAFIPEMLYPNVEELRTKYLDIIGDADFQDEFQDLLKQYVGRPTPLYFASRLSEKYGAKIYLKREDLCHTGAHKINNTIGQIILAKKLRKHKIIAETGAGQHGVATATVCALMGLECIVYMGEVDMTRQKPNVERMKLLGAQVVPATSGSRTLKDATNEAMRHWIGHPEDTHYIIGSVVGPHPYPDMVTRFQSVISEEIRKQLKEQEGKELPDYVMACVGGGSNAAGAFYHFLEDEAVNLVAVEAAGKGNDTGESAATTVLGKPGVLHGSKTLLMQTADGQVVEPYSISAGLDYPGIGPIHAHLFETGRVQFESVTDQEAMEAGVRLSRLEGIIPAIETAHALASLEKIKLNKDDVVVINLSGRGDKDLETYINWGMY
- a CDS encoding IPT/TIG domain-containing protein, producing MKFYPKLKFLLLLTSIIILNGCSDDDEVSNPTVTSITPLTGELGTVVTINGTNFPTNKSNVAVFVGEDQMLTESVSVNKIEFQIIQPVETGLISVKVFGSDLTIETGQEFEVTAGEWTEKSALNIPIDIYDMSFMIDGNVYIHTTYNGVDNATFWKYNSDQDTWSELPPYDTQLRSHYSYTWGTKDKGYIYFIESDSKNHLLEYDPITNEWNVEGAVIFDSPLLPEFSFYISSLDKAFFIYPDGSIRSYNPTTRSWGTETDFPLNEVSANNRNLASSDDKNGYIILNSGDIWKYSSDSDTWVQLENPLDYTATKRAEIIYTLNGNVYLGLSEALYYFKDNEWFRKRDIPADRFWSLAISDGSNAYWGYGLNDRDPNNIFAVNDWYEFVD